The following are encoded together in the Microcaecilia unicolor chromosome 12, aMicUni1.1, whole genome shotgun sequence genome:
- the ST3GAL4 gene encoding CMP-N-acetylneuraminate-beta-galactosamide-alpha-2,3-sialyltransferase 4 isoform X2 gives MSCDSQWKVLVLFILGTFSVAVVWYLRAEPYMPGPYMIAEDDSVMCSQGDVEKKALLMIENYTRNHPAFLQMSDFFWEKNLSAYQLPYGTQGSEEILLKVLALTMRYDMPDSIQNLPCWRCVVVGNGHRLKNSSLGDVINKYDIVMRLNNAPVHKYEHDVGNKTTMRLFYPESADFDPNLQNNPDSLMVLVPFKTPDVQWLKAVLNNEKRSRKGFWKSPPLIWDVKPENVRILNPYFMEVTASKLLNVSIKSPRKHKEKPTTGLLAITFALHLCDVVHIAGFGYPETTNNKQTIHYYEQITLKSMADSDHNVSHEAQAIRRLLEARIIRNLTHF, from the exons AATGGAAGGTTCTGGTTCTGTTCATACTGGGAACCTTTTCTGTGGCAGTAGTGTGGTACCTGCGAGCAGAGCCCTATATGCCAGG TCCCTACATGATTGCTGAGGATGACAGCGTGATGTGTTCGCAGGGGGACGTGGAGAAGAAGGCCTTACTAATGATAGAGAA TTACACTCGGAATCATCCTGCATTCTTACAAATGAGTGACTTTTTCTGGGAGAAAAACCTGTCAGCTTATCAGCTGCCATACGGTACCCAGGGAAGTG AAGAAATATTGCTTAAGGTACTGGCACTAACAATGAGATACGACATGCCTGACAGCATACAGAA CCTGCCGTGCTGGAGGTGTGTAGTTGTGGGCAATGGACACAGGCTGAAGAATAGCTCCCTTGGCGATGTCATTAACAAGTATGACATTGTGATGAG GCTGAACAATGCTCCCGTGCACAAGTATGAGCATGATGTGGGTAACAAAACTACTATGCGCCTGTTCTACCCAGAGTCTGCAGACTTCGACCCCAACTTACAGAACAATCCAGACTCTCTCATGGTGTTGGTACCCTTTAAAACCCCTGATGTGCAGTGGCTAAAGGCCGTTTTAAACAATGAGAAGAGG TCTCGAAAAGGCTTCTGGAAATCACCCCCTTTGATTTGGGATGTGAAGCCGGAGAATGTTCGGATCCTGAATCCTTATTTTATGGAAGTTACTGCTTCTAAATTGCTGAATGTCTCTATTAAATCTCCCCGTAAACATAAAGAG AAACCTACCACAGGCCTCTTAGCCATCACATTTGCACTGCACCTCTGCGACGTGGTTCATATTGCAGGATTTGGTTACCCAGAGACCACTAACAATAAGCAGACAATACACTACTATGAGCAAATCACCCTAAAGTCTATGGCG